The genomic DNA tttgtcACTCGTAAGATCCTGTTTGGATTTGGCCTTTTCAATACCgttcgatttgattttactttTCGGCTTTGCTTCTGGCTCGTCGTCTCCCACGTCTGCATCCATGTTGTCCAAGAAGTTGTCCAGGGACATGTTCTGAAagtcttcctttttctttgacTGCTTGATCTTCATTTTGGGGATGTAAAGGTCACACACTACAATGAAACAATAACGAAGGAACGGTTTAACGATAGAAATTAACTAAATTTTCGTGGATTGTTTGCTCAAGCCGGTGGAACTCGCACGTGTTTATGGTTTTGACGTTTCGCCCCGAGCATGCACCATTTGACAATGGGATTAAACGTCAAAAGAAGTGTTGCCATATAGACAATGTGGTACAAAAATAGTCGATTTATTTgccattaaaatattatttttgcagCTGTTGCAGGGCTTTTTGATGCCACAATAAAGTAAAagattattgattttaaataaaattactaAATGTTGTATAAACCAGAAAATTTAGGaataaaaagagaagaaataaattttgaCAGAATCACCATCTGTGCGAGACAACTGTGGAGCCAATATTCATTATTGTTTGGAAACAACAAACGAACGCCGGCGACTAGAATCAGTCTTGTTTTATTAGTGAAAATACTCTTTAAACCTCCCAGCCATGTTACCTCAACAGAGTATTCGTCTATTACGCCACACAGTATTGCTTAAAAGGtaaattttcatcaaattcCGCACTATTGAATAAAGTGACGCAATAATTCACTTTCCTTCTAGAACGTGCCGAgggttttcttcgccttcagaAACCATTCGTACGCAGTACAGCAATGTGGACCAGCGGGAGGTGGACAATCTTTCCAAACAATCCACCGAGTGGTGGGATCCGCAAGGACCGATCCGCGGGCTACACGCGATGAACGCCCTGCGTGTTCCGTTGATTCGCGATGGATTAATCACGACCGGTGCTGTTGAGAAAGCGCTTGTCCGCAAACCGGACGTTCTCGCCAATTTAAACATTCTCGAGGTGGGCTGTGGTGGAGGAATCCTGACCGAAGCGCTTGCCAAACTGAACTCGAAGGTAGTCGGTATCGATCCCAGCGAAAAGCTGATTAACGTGGCAAAGCAACATGCCAAAGACGACAAATCGCTCGACCCGGAACAAATCCAGTATCATGTGGAAACCATCGAACAACATGCGGCGAAGAATGCTGAACGATATGATGCTGTGGTAGCTTCCGAGGTATTGGAACACGTAAACGATAAGGTTGCGTTTATCGAACAGTGTCTAGCAGCTCTAAAACCAGGAGGATCCATGTTTATTACCACGATCAACAAAACGACCCCTTCGTGGCTGGGTGCCATAGTTGGTGCCGAACAAGTTTTCAAACTAGTCCCCGAAGGAACGCACGATTGGGATAAGTTCGTTTCGCCACTCGATGTGCAGCGAATTCTCTCCAGTTACAACTGCAACACTATTCTGGTTCACGGAATGTTTTATCAGTTTTGGTCCAATCAGTGGTGCTGGACGAAGAACACTGAGATAAATTATGCACTGCATGCAGTTAAAATGCGGGAAGAGTAAGTGTTGTAAGACGgagattaaaataaattttaacgCACCTTATTATTGTAGAAACTACCCGAGCATCAAAAATAAaggaattaatttattatatcGCTTAAGTGGATCGTTTTATATTTAATGGCAGTGGGTGTTGCAAACGCTTTTTGTGACTGTCGTACTTCTTGTTCATCGTTTGCATTACACTAGAGTAGAATCGGGCCATTTCTGCATCCGGCACATCCGTTTCCATTTTTGCCTTCTTGGCAGCTTCCTCTCGCTCACGTTTCGCGACGTCCACGCCGGATTCGATTTCGATTATTCGCTCTATTTCTGGATTCATACCACCGTAGCTTATACGTCCCTCGATCAGATCTTCGCATGGAACGTAACTAGGTTCGATAACGTATTTTATAGTTTCAGATAACATTTTGTCTGTAATTTCACTAGCGTACAGTGCACTGAAATGGGGAGAACACAAAAGTTGAGGTAACCGAACGGGCTTCATTGTAGGAAGCGTTGCCATCCTTACCGTCCTCGTTCATCATCCGCTTCTTTGTCCAGTTTTTCCTTAGTCCGCGACATAAATTTCATCTGCAAAATACCCTTCGACAGCTGTACTTTATTCATTTTAGTGGACATTTTTGGAGCTGATTTCGATGCTTTTGGTGGGTGATCTGTGGAAACGAactgaatgtaaacaaacacagcgTGTGCCAGGCTGATGACAGCTGATCTGTCAATTTTATACCGGTAAACCGGTTCGGAAGCGTGTTTCTAAACAGAGCTTAGAACGGCATAAAAAACGGCATCCATTAGCTTTCCGGCAAATAGAAACAGCGAACGAATTGCATGATAGAGTTTCATATGGCTTTCTTTTATTATCCTTTTGAAAGggtaattttatttccaaaatTAAGATAAAATGTTTGAATAACCGGTTCATTTTTTAACGGCTGTCACTGGCATTGCATCTGTCATtcacaatcaaaacaaatgcgCGATTTCGATTGCGATAATAAGCTCAACAACAAGAGGTACACGATTTCCTATGCTGTGAAAAAGACTTTCTGGGCGTTCAAAAGTGCAGTTCGTGTGTGGGTGGTTAATGCACTGTCCTTGATTGTGTACTGCAATGTTTGGTTTCAGCAAACCAACGCCACCGAAGCGTGAGCGAAAGCGAGATCCTGCCGAGGTAAGTCGAAGCTACTTACCTTCTACAGCTGCTGCATTAGTCATCATCTAATGCGtttctttgtgtttgttgCGGACACAGTTTGGCATATTCGGACTATCGAACGACATTCCAGGACTCGACGATGAAGCAGACGATGCGAGCGATGCAGATGACGATGCACTGGAAGCGGAACTGGCTGCAATTACGGCGGGGTTGGCTGGTGTACGAAAggcaaaaccaaaacccaaAGCGAAAGGAATTGTGGCACCACAGGAGCTGGATGCAATGGTAGCGGCCAGTTTGCGAGACGTTGGAAGCGACGACGATGCATCcgatggtgatgacgatgactCAGACCTGCTGGACGAACTGTCCGCAATTACGGGTGGTGCTGTTGCAGACGAAGACGATGGTTTGAACGAGGATGTTGCTGAAGCAAAACCCaaaccagcagcaccaccgaGGAAAAGCGCATCGAATGGAGACTTGGTTGCATTGCTTAAGTCACGTGTCGCGATGTACACACAGGCCGAAGAAGGTGCGAAGAGGGCGGGCGATTCTGGAAAAGCGAGAAGATTTAATCGAGGGCTTAAAACGCTCAAAGACCAGTTGAAATTAGCCGAAGCTGGCAAACCAGTCGATGAAAGCGTTATTCCACCGGAAGTGAGCGTAAAACTGGCCGCTCCGCCAAAGGATCCAACGGATGATATAGCGAAACCTAGCACTGCACCTGTTCGTCCTGCTCCGCCGCCTCCCTCAGCAGCACTAACTTCATCCTCCCCCGACGAACCAGGACCTTCCCGatcggcaccaccaccagtgccACCAAGGCGGGAagcaaaaccaccaccgacgCCGGCCCCGGTACTGCAAGACACGGTTGCAAAGGAAAACCCCAAGCTGATACTGCTTAacgagcgaaagcaactctacAAACAGGCTGCACTAAGTGCGAAAAAAGCAGGAAACAATGAACAAGCGATGGCGTACGTGAAGGTTCTAAAACAGTTCGATGTGGTAATTCGTGCGATGGAGAACGGTGAGGAGGTAGACCTTAGTCgaatgccaccaccaccgagcgAGCTTAATACGTCGCAAGCCAGCCGCCCAGCAGTGCCTTCCGCGAAACAGGAAGAAAAGGTACAGAAAGAGGCGGACGTGCCTTCCCGGCCAGTTTCAGCCCCTTCTGCGGAACAGCCCGCAGAAGAAGcggaggaagaagaggaaaatttAATACAAGCTACCACTGTGCTGGAAGCACTCGA from Anopheles stephensi strain Indian chromosome 2, UCI_ANSTEP_V1.0, whole genome shotgun sequence includes the following:
- the LOC118506043 gene encoding ubiquinone biosynthesis O-methyltransferase, mitochondrial-like, which produces MLPQQSIRLLRHTVLLKRTCRGFSSPSETIRTQYSNVDQREVDNLSKQSTEWWDPQGPIRGLHAMNALRVPLIRDGLITTGAVEKALVRKPDVLANLNILEVGCGGGILTEALAKLNSKVVGIDPSEKLINVAKQHAKDDKSLDPEQIQYHVETIEQHAAKNAERYDAVVASEVLEHVNDKVAFIEQCLAALKPGGSMFITTINKTTPSWLGAIVGAEQVFKLVPEGTHDWDKFVSPLDVQRILSSYNCNTILVHGMFYQFWSNQWCWTKNTEINYALHAVKMREE
- the LOC118506044 gene encoding M-phase phosphoprotein 6-like produces the protein MSTKMNKVQLSKGILQMKFMSRTKEKLDKEADDERGRALYASEITDKMLSETIKYVIEPSYVPCEDLIEGRISYGGMNPEIERIIEIESGVDVAKREREEAAKKAKMETDVPDAEMARFYSSVMQTMNKKYDSHKKRLQHPLPLNIKRST